The sequence CTGCAAGGAGAGGCCATGATTTCAGTTTCCTCGGCCCCTTCTTGTTCGGAGCTTTGCTAGTTCTTATGGTCTTTGCCCTCATTCAGGTACTACTTTCTGTTTGGCCTCTTCATTGTGTATTGCATCATTAGGATTGGTCAACATTATTTGTGTTCTAATCTCATAAAATGTTCATTTTTCCTTACAGATTCTGTTTCCACTTGGTAAGATTTCAATGATGATCTATGGTTGCGTGGCCTCAATCATATTCTGTGGATACATAGTATATGACACAGACAACCTTATCAAGAGGTTCACCTATGACGAATACATATGGGCTTCAGTCTCCTTGTATCTAGACATCGTCAACCTCTTCATGTCTCTGCTTACTGTTTTTAGAGCTGCTGAATGAGTATATATAGTTGCAGCAGCATGCGCTTCACTGCTTGGTACATGTCTGTTATTTTCCATGTTAATGGTCAATTTAAACGCTACTGATGAATAGTTAGTTTAGACAATAGAATTTTGCACTGgttgtaaaaatatttaggatTGTTAACCTTGCTTGTGGTTTTTCTCTTTCTTATGCTTTAACGCGTTCTTGGAGTATTTTGAAAGAAATTTCAATGTAGTCTCGTGAATGTTTTTGCTCCATTTTTCATCTATTCGGTAAAAGAAAATTTCTCGGGATAGATTTGTGAAATCCATGTCTAATGGTCGTTACTGTAATATATATGCATGGTGAATATTGACCAGCATAGGAACTTTGTCAAGCCTCAAAATTTTCGTGGTTGATGGGTATTGGTGGTGTGATTTGATTCTTCAGAGTTGCCAACTCAGCAGACCAAGCTGTTTTCTAGCTTTATTTTTGCATCTCATTTTATTCGTTGTTGAGTTGGCTTTGGGCTGTTCCTCCATTACCAATGGATTCTAAGCTTTTTCTAGAAGGGAAAAGGGCCTTGCTTTACTCTCCGTTTTCCTACATATTTTTTTTGGGTGGGGTGGGGCCCCTTTGTTTCACTTTGGATTCTATATGATGTTCCATTTTGATGCAAACAAACCCTCAGTCAAAACAACTCTTGTAGAGGAAATTAAGACAAATTCCAGAGATGGAAATGAACAGTTATGTTATGACTTATTAATTAGACCATATAGTGACTCAGAATAGCTGTTGCATAAAAATTCTTAGAATTATAGGGACTTGAGACAAGGCATAGTTAcccaaataaataaagaaataaaactcCTACAATTGCACAAATTCAGACAGCAGAGGATTTTTGCTTAAGTTACAAAGTTCACTTGAGTTGAGTCCTTGCCACAGACGACTATCTACGGTTACACATGCAAAATGCATTATAATGCATATAATTTGAATTTAGTTCAGTAGTCAGCAGTAACTAGAGACTCAATTAATAGTAATTAGTGTAAGATGCATGGATCAGTTTCCAAATCTGTTTTGTCTTTGTGCAACAATGGAAAGAAGCCTGGAGACCCCTTGAGTCCAGATATCATATTCCCTTTGATTTCTACACTCAAACTCCACAATACCCCTTGCATCTGTCTTCAACCCAAAGTATTTCCGCTTTTCGCCATCATCAAGCAGATGTCTCCCTGGCCATGCTGGTAAGTCTGTGCAAATATCTTGCACAACATCTGCAAATTCAAGATTACAAAGAATTTAGTATGTGTTTATGATCAGGATTATCCCCATATATATAAGGAAAACAATGTTGTGACTTGTAAAGCCAAAGgtagcttactctttttctttttggtaaTGGTTCCTGCAACATGTTTGCTCTTCATTTTCAGCATCACCTGAAATTTTTACAAACTATGATGAACTGATACAGATAAAGAATCTCATCATCTGATGTGAAttcttgaaagaaaaaaaaaattacctggCCTGTTCGATGTATGTAAACAGAAACTATTTTCCAGTGAAGATCACCTGCAGTTTTCATCATTACTATGTCAAGTCATTTTGCCAACAAAATAATATTTGATTTAATACTAGCAGCAGCATTTGTGATTGATGTTCTGTTACCTTTGCGGGTTCGTTTGAGCAATTCAGTTCCCTTAGCAAGTAGCTCTTGGCTGCAGACGCCGAGAAAATTCTCTCCATTGAGAATCTCCCCACTATCACTTGTGCTGGTATTGTTGCTGTTATTGTTATTGGTATTTGTAGTACCTTTGCCAGAAATTCCAATCCCTCCTCTGCCTTTCTCTAATGGTGTCACTGCAGCAATGTTCCATACCTCTTTCAATGCTCTTGCCTTCAGGGTAGCTGCTCCTCTTAGAGCTGTAAACATTAATAATTAAGATCAGGGTCATCATTACTATCTCTTAGTGTCACACTACACATGCCAACATGAACAAAAGACACACTTTATCCTATGAGGGACTAATTAATTGACAATGCAACTATACTCTTGTTGATTCTTGACAGTGTCATCAAGGAGTGCTACCTGTTGCAGCTGCAGCGGTAAGAGTAGTGATATCATCATGAGAGCGAACATTGACAGCTGAGCTAACCACAGAAGCTAGGTGGTCTCTCTCAGCCCCCATTGCCTCAGCAGCCTCGACGCACTGCGCGGCCACCAATGTGGCTGCAGAGGCCACAGCCATGTCAGTCTTGGCCATCCTCTCATCCTTGCTTGGTGCAGATGAAGCAGCCGTTGCAGCCGCGATGGCTGCCACGGCAGAAGCCACTGCAGCCACTGAGATGGTAGCATGCAGCTGAGCATTGtgagttcttgtttcttctttcttcttctccctcctgtCCTTCAACCATCTTCCAACTGTCTTTGGCCCTGAGGGTGCCGCGCCATTGCCAATTGCAGCACTGGCTCTTCCACCATTGAATAAGGGGTGAATGGAATTGTTTGCCCGGAAAAACTGCAAACACATTGATAAGGCTATCAGATGTTACAATACTAACACGGTTCAGGACACCTTATGATATGAACCCTGCTTAAATTGAATCCATATCTTATTCAATAGCAGATGAAATGAGTCAATCTGCAATTCTACACTATGCACATATAATGATATAACACTACCCTTCTCTCTTTGAATTCTAAGATTGTAATTATACGTAGATATAATAACACTGATACAGTAATCTCTTATTTATGATGGGTGTTACTAACGCTGCCTGGAACTCTATTGTAAGTGTTTACTGCAGAATTTATCATCTAAGTAATCTCCATTTTTTTCTAAATATATTATAAGCTAGTGTAGTTATACTCGTGTTGATTTAACATGTAAAACTGTTCATAGACCAAAAGCAAACAAAAGAACTGTTTGAAAGACAACATAGTATGGATCAGCTGTGACATTGTCATTATTGTCACTGTTGGCGATGTCCTACCCTTACTGTATGTTCTGGTGTTCAACTGTTCATTGGTTAGTTTCATACTTTCATGAATTTAGTAAAAATGGAAGAAAGGGGCGAAATTGAGAAGCTGGGGGTGGTTTGCGTGGATGCAAAGTTAAAGGGGGACACAGTCAAATCTGTTTTTGTCATCTTCTGAAGCGTTCATAACTACTGATTCAGTATCAGCAAACAATGCAAGTTGACTAGAATACGCACAAAATGGTTAAAGACCTTATAAAGTGTAAATCTTTTTAAATGAGATTAAAGAGTGggaagaaaactaaactaaaaaaaagCATGGCCTTGTTGATCTTCCAAGCTCCTTTGTTTCACACTTCTTTTGATGGAGATAAAGTCACTAACTCTCATGTCATCAATATATGTAGGTTTGAACAGAGGTCCTAAAGCTATGTTCAAGTGTGCAGGTTAATGAGTGAATCACCATCCTAGCCCCTATAATGGTCACATAGGGGCCCCCTCAAAGTTTGGTTCCAACATTTATTGcatgttttttcttgttttcttttctttttattaaaaGAGTTATTTGATGAAAGAAAATGGTACTCTTTAATGTTTGTTAATAAGCTTTATCAGAGCAGACAAAAGCTAACGCTGCATTTTCCAGATTACTAAAGAAACATAAACAGAacccaataaataaataaataaataaataaaaagaataaaagagaaaagaatcatGTAACCACATACATAAAAGAATCATGTTTAgactaaataaaatattttcttttttcttctaagAACAAGATGATTGGGAGTTTGTTATTACATACATCAGCAACAAAAAACTATTGCAACAGTGATGAGAAACACAAAGAATAGTTACCTCAAcaacatcaaaattcaaaacagaaaaagaaaggaaaaagagatAGGTACCTtaacaacatcatcaaattcatcagaAGGTGAAATTGGGGGACTGTCTGTTCCGGTTAACGAACCACCACCATTCAGAGGCTCACTACTGTGTGAGAGTCTTCCAGAAGTTAATGGCGACACTTCCTGCTGTCACATAATAACAAAACAACTTCATAACCCCATAACTTAGTTTCTAGAATCTCAAAACATTTAACAAAACTAAATGTTTTGCTAACTAAAATGTAAATATGTTAGTATAGGATACCTCTCTTGCTGATTGTGACATAATGCGTTCAAGGACAAGCTGAGAGGTAGCAGAAGAAACAAAAGAGAACTGGTTCTTGGACAAAGAAGTAGTTGAGATGAGAGATGAGGATGGGAACTCTTCAGAGTCACCACAACCGGTTTCTTCGGGaataagg is a genomic window of Arachis ipaensis cultivar K30076 chromosome B06, Araip1.1, whole genome shotgun sequence containing:
- the LOC107645207 gene encoding VAN3-binding protein isoform X2, with translation MEAKCSNINCRRPEFLPPPAGGTHLPESPRVPMEFLSRSWSASALEVCKALAPHQPPLHHLLPPSSKTTSNGSYTSSSSLIPEETGCGDSEEFPSSSLISTTSLSKNQFSFVSSATSQLVLERIMSQSAREEVSPLTSGRLSHSSEPLNGGGSLTGTDSPPISPSDEFDDVVKFFRANNSIHPLFNGGRASAAIGNGAAPSGPKTVGRWLKDRREKKKEETRTHNAQLHATISVAAVASAVAAIAAATAASSAPSKDERMAKTDMAVASAATLVAAQCVEAAEAMGAERDHLASVVSSAVNVRSHDDITTLTAAAATALRGAATLKARALKEVWNIAAVTPLEKGRGGIGISGKGTTNTNNNNSNNTSTSDSGEILNGENFLGVCSQELLAKGTELLKRTRKGDLHWKIVSVYIHRTGQVMLKMKSKHVAGTITKKKKNVVQDICTDLPAWPGRHLLDDGEKRKYFGLKTDARGIVEFECRNQREYDIWTQGVSRLLSIVAQRQNRFGN
- the LOC107645207 gene encoding VAN3-binding protein isoform X1; this encodes MEAKCSNINCRRPEFLPPPAGGTHLPESPRVPMEFLSRSWSASALEVCKALAPHQPPLHHLLPPSSKTTSNGSYTSSSSLIPEETGCGDSEEFPSSSLISTTSLSKNQFSFVSSATSQLVLERIMSQSAREQEVSPLTSGRLSHSSEPLNGGGSLTGTDSPPISPSDEFDDVVKFFRANNSIHPLFNGGRASAAIGNGAAPSGPKTVGRWLKDRREKKKEETRTHNAQLHATISVAAVASAVAAIAAATAASSAPSKDERMAKTDMAVASAATLVAAQCVEAAEAMGAERDHLASVVSSAVNVRSHDDITTLTAAAATALRGAATLKARALKEVWNIAAVTPLEKGRGGIGISGKGTTNTNNNNSNNTSTSDSGEILNGENFLGVCSQELLAKGTELLKRTRKGDLHWKIVSVYIHRTGQVMLKMKSKHVAGTITKKKKNVVQDICTDLPAWPGRHLLDDGEKRKYFGLKTDARGIVEFECRNQREYDIWTQGVSRLLSIVAQRQNRFGN